From a single Bombus terrestris chromosome 17, iyBomTerr1.2, whole genome shotgun sequence genomic region:
- the LOC125386776 gene encoding trans-1,2-dihydrobenzene-1,2-diol dehydrogenase-like, whose product MGPLTIALNVHSLGYSRCWKISHGFVTCLRTLPESEHVVLAVAARELSRAQNFSSLHKIKKALLQLCRASSTIIFHFFTFTDVVYIGTLHSQHFDIAKLMLYHGNHVLCEKPLTMNLKQTTELINLAKQKKLFLMEGIWSSSCFPIYETLKKEIVIECYQRCHRLLSPYFKKNRCNEVSE is encoded by the exons ATGTCCATTCATTGGGGTATAGCAGGTGCTGGAAAATATCACATGGTTTTGTAACATGCTTACGAACATTACCAGAATCCGAACATGTAGTTCTTGCAGTAGCGGCACGTGAACTATCAAGGGCACAGAACTTTTCTAgcttacataaaattaaaaaggcgTTATTACAATTATGTAGAGCTAGCTCTACAATTAT ttttcatttttttacatttacagaTGTCGTATATATTGGAACGTTACATTCTCAACACTTTGACATTGCAAAATTAATGTTATATCATGGGAACCATGTTTTATGTGAAAAACCTTTAACTATGAATTTGAAGCAAACAACAGAGTTGATAAATTTAGCAAAGCAGAAGAAGTTGTTCTTAATGGAAGGTATTTGGAGTAGTAGTTGTTTTCCTATATATGAAactcttaaaaaagaaattgtcatAGAGTGTTATCAGCGTTGTCATAGACTGTTGTCACCatattttaaaaagaatcgTTGTAACGAAGTTAGTGAGTGA